In Bombus vancouverensis nearcticus chromosome 1, iyBomVanc1_principal, whole genome shotgun sequence, a single genomic region encodes these proteins:
- the l(2)gl gene encoding LLGL domain-containing protein l(2)gl isoform X3 has product MLKFIKGQQPTDRNCKRKKLQKDLFAFRKTVQHGFPNKPTALAWDPSLRLMIIGTASGAIKVFGRPGVEFYGQHTIESGENAVTKIVALPNEGRVVSLCDDNSLHLWEINESSVVETKSLSLEGKLKKISAMCLESSGEHLLLGTEGGNIYLLNLKTFVMPDNIIYQDVVMQNVPDDYKKNPGAVEAIAEQPGHPDNILIGYNRGLMVLWNKATPGAQQLMGLFSRAQTFVSTQQLESVHWVSETRFVSSHNDGSYAFWSPGSDSMLESSTPYGPFPCKAVTKILVYPTAELGELVLFSGGMQRASYGDRHTITVMAKGKHVVFDFTSKVIDFFTVFPKQEDGKDASDSPEALIVLAEEEIVAIDLNNPEWKMMALPYLVSLHASAVTCSQHVPNVPEELWENIIAAGKAQTEHLYSDKPWPIDGGIILCQKSENDKLKSRELLLTGHEDGTVRFWNASDVALTPLYKYNSSILFTGEHLDVLEQPPEDDEDEWPPFRKVGTFDPYSDDPRLAVKKVLLCPLSSTLVVAGTAGHIITTTISSEPVNKEIKAITMNIVNDRDGFVWKGHDRLPARTTSISFAVGFQPQSLLQLYPPAAVTALAMHSEWGLLAAGTAHGLAVFDYTRAKAVNVKCTLNPNDLSGAGDTPISRRKSFKKSLRESFRRLRKGRSQRRTNATSPTRNTTSEKKKETSSVASSPSGDLSPVELKPVERQVEARPVDDALGSMVRCLYFARSYIISMQNTTPTLWAGTNNGTVYVFTLAIPAGVRRTEEDVNCTLGKEIQLKHRAPVIAITILDGSSVPLPEPFEAEKGVSPGPDMASPHRVVIASEEQFKIFNLPSLKPYCKYKLTANEGSRVRKTGFAKFTCPIEPAGTHEETCLLCLSNLGDCLVLSVPELRRQLNAAVIKKEDINGISSLTFTKAGEALYLYSSSELQRISLSASKVTKAHCALNLPPNARSFPETNNEETQEQGVVEGTAETEGDTTQGSQPDAVQRMIMENGVVGSTGGEESPKESSLQPAASTNDVNGEDDRQDLSSIGDITIDSVKDHLLNATSSEELHSRLAGLKMEVTSRTSEISTQNQSLVVKTTTVVSQTTNNTTANGEIETSQTNETQQMNSTTVEREIRSGTETTTTHATITLPPNVEISAADLANLEITTTTVTTEKSKAPLARPEEVGS; this is encoded by the exons ACGGTGCAGCATGGGTTCCCAAACAAACCCACAGCCCTCGCATGGGATCCGAGTTTGCGGCTGATGATCATTGGCACGGCATCCGGCGCCATCAAGGT ATTCGGTAGGCCAGGTGTGGAATTCTATGGACAACACACCATCGAAAGTGGAGAGAATGCTGTCACAAAGATTGTTGCTCTGCCCAACGAG GGCCGCGTGGTTTCTCTCTGCGACGACAACTCTCTTCATTTATGGGAGATCAACGAAAGTTCGGTCGTGGAGACCAAGTCGTTATCGTTGGAGGGCAAATTGAAGAAAATTTCGGCGATGTGTCTCGAATCAAGCGGCGAACATCTTCTTCTTGGAACGGAGGGCGGGAACATCTATCTTCTCAACTTGAAAACATTCGTAATGCCTGACAATATCATTTACCAGGATGTCGTGATGCAAAA CGTGCCAGACGATTACAAGAAGAATCCAGGAGCGGTCGAGGCGATAGCGGAACAACCAGGTCACCCAGACAATATTCTGATAGGTTACAATCGTGGTTTAATGGTTTTGTGGAACAAAGCGACTCCGGGAGCCCAACAG CTGATGGGTTTGTTTTCGCGTGCGCAGACATTCGTCTCCACGCAACAGCTGGAATCTGTCCACTGGGTCTCCGAGACCCGTTTTGTTTCCTCCCACAACGATGGATCCTATGCATTTTGGAGTCCAGGCAGCGACAGCATGTTGGAATCGAGTACACCCTATGGACCATTTCCCTGTAAAGCTGTCACTAAAATTCTCGTCTATCCAACCGCAGA ACTCGGAGAACTCGTTTTATTTTCGGGTGGAATGCAACGTGCAAGTTACGGCGATCGTCACACCATTACCGTTATGGCGAAGGGGAAACATGTTGTTTTTGACTTCACGTCAAAGGTGATCGACTTCTTCACTGTGTTTCCTAAACAAGAGGATGGGAAAGATGCATCTGATAGTCCAGAAGCGCTTATAGTATTGGCCGAAGAAGAGATAGTAGCCATTGATTTGAATAATCCTGAATGGAAGATGATGGCATTACCGTATTTAGTATCTCTCCATGCAAGTGCG GTCACTTGTTCGCAACACGTTCCGAATGTTCCTGAGGAATTATGGGAGAACATTATCGCAGCTGGGAAAGCGCAAACGGAACATCTATACTCGGATAAACCATGGCCTATAGATGGTGGAATTATTCTCTGTCAGAAATcggaaaatgataaattaaaaagcAGAGAATTATTACTTACCGGCCACGAGGATGGAACCGTGAGATTTTGGAATGCGTCTGACGTTGCTTTAACACCTCTCTACAAGTACAATTCATCCATTCTGTTTACTGGCGAACATCTGGATGTTCTTGAACAACCACCGGAGGATGACGAGGACGAGTGGCCACCATTTAGAAAAGTTGGAACCTTTGATCCGTACTCCGATGATCCCAGACTTGCTGTGAAAAAAGTTTTGCTTTGTCCGCTGTCATCGACATTAGTGGTTGCCGGCACGGCTGGCCACATAATTACAACCACCATATCATCCGAACCTGTAAACAAGGAAATCAAAGCCATCACGATGAACATCGTAAACGATCGCGATGGATTTGTTTGGAAAGGCCATGATCGTCTTCCGGCGAGGACAACTAGTATATCTTTCGCAGTCGGTTTTCAACCACAAAGTCTTCTTCAATTATACCCGCCAGCTGCGGTTACAGCATTGGCTATGCATAGCGAGTGGGGATTACTTGCTGCAGGCACGGCTCATGGTTTAGCTGTTTTCGATTATACAAGAGCGAAAGCTGTCAACGTGAAGTGTACACTTAATCCAAAtg ATCTTTCTGGAGCAGGTGATACACCAATTTCTAGAAGAAAGTCGTTTAAGAAATCATTGAGGGAATCTTTTAGGAGATTACGAAAAGGAAGATCACAGCGTCGAACAAATGCCACTAGTCCAACTAGGAATACAacatcagaaaagaagaaagaaac GTCCAGTGTTGCTTCTTCTCCGAGTGGTGACCTTTCGCCGGTAGAATTGAAGCCCGTGGAGAGACAAGTGGAAGCAAGGCCTGTAGATGATGCACTGGGGTCAATGGTTCGATGTTTATATTTTGCTAGAAGTTACATTATAAGCA tgCAAAACACGACGCCTACGCTTTGGGCGGGTACCAATAACGGTACAGTTTATGTTTTCACGTTAGCAATTCCTGCTGGTGTTAGAAGAACAGAAGAGGATGTAAATTGTACATTAGGCAAAGAGATTCAGTTAAAGCACAGAGCACCTGTAATTGCAATTACAATTCTTGATGGGTCTAGCGTACCGTTGCCAGAACCATTCGAAGCTGAGAAAGGCGTAAGTCCTGGTCCTGATATGGCTTCTCCACACAGAGTTGTAATTGCTAGCGAAGAACAATTCAAAATCTTCAATCTTCCATCCTTGAAACCATATTGTAAATACAAACTTACTGCAAACGAGGGTTCACGAGTTAGAAAAACGGGTTTTGCAAAATTCACATGCCCAATCGAACCTGCAGGAACTCACGAAGAAACCTGTTTATTGTGTTTGAGTAATCTTGGTGATTGTTTAGTGCTCAGTGTTCCCGAATTAAGAAGACAGCTTAATGCCGCTGTTATTAAGAAGGAAGACATTAA TGGAATTTCTTCGTTGACGTTCACAAAAGCTGGCGAAGCCCTATATTTATATTCAAGTTCGGAACTGCAGCGAATTTCATTGTCTGCTAGTAAAGTGACAAAAGCGCACTGTGCATTAAATTTACCACCAAATGCTAGATCATTTCCGGAAACTAACAACGAAGAAACCCAAGAACAAGGTGTGGTCGAAGGTACAGCAGAAACGGAAGGTGATACAACGCAAGGAAGTCAACCAGATGCGGTACAAAGAATGATTATGGAGAATGGTGTGGTGGGTTCTA CCGGTGGTGAAGAATCTCCGAAAGAATCGTCTTTGCAACCCGCAGCAAGTACCAATGATGTGAACGGAGAGGACGATCGTCAAGACTTAAGTTCTATTGGAGATATAACGATCGATAGCGTGAAAGACCATTTGCT AAATGCAACGTCTTCCGAAGAACTTCATAGTCGTCTTGCAGGACTTAAAATGGAAGTGACTTCACGAACTTCAGAAATTTCCACTCAAAATCAATCCCTAGTTGTGAAAACAACAACCGTTGTTTCGCAAACAACCAACAATACTACTGCTAATGGAGAGATCGAAACAAGTCAGACAAATGAAACACAACAAATGAATA GCACTACGGTAGAAAGAGAGATACGCAGCGGTACTGAGACTACAACGACACACGCTACCATCACTCTACCTCCAAACGTCGAG ATTAGTGCAGCTGACTTGGCAAACTTGGAGATAACAACAACTACAGTGACTACCGAAAAGTCAAAAGCTCCATTGGCAAGGCCTGAAGAAGTCGGTTCTTAG
- the l(2)gl gene encoding LLGL domain-containing protein l(2)gl isoform X6, with translation MIIGTASGAIKVFGRPGVEFYGQHTIESGENAVTKIVALPNEGRVVSLCDDNSLHLWEINESSVVETKSLSLEGKLKKISAMCLESSGEHLLLGTEGGNIYLLNLKTFVMPDNIIYQDVVMQNVPDDYKKNPGAVEAIAEQPGHPDNILIGYNRGLMVLWNKATPGAQQLMGLFSRAQTFVSTQQLESVHWVSETRFVSSHNDGSYAFWSPGSDSMLESSTPYGPFPCKAVTKILVYPTAELGELVLFSGGMQRASYGDRHTITVMAKGKHVVFDFTSKVIDFFTVFPKQEDGKDASDSPEALIVLAEEEIVAIDLNNPEWKMMALPYLVSLHASAVTCSQHVPNVPEELWENIIAAGKAQTEHLYSDKPWPIDGGIILCQKSENDKLKSRELLLTGHEDGTVRFWNASDVALTPLYKYNSSILFTGEHLDVLEQPPEDDEDEWPPFRKVGTFDPYSDDPRLAVKKVLLCPLSSTLVVAGTAGHIITTTISSEPVNKEIKAITMNIVNDRDGFVWKGHDRLPARTTSISFAVGFQPQSLLQLYPPAAVTALAMHSEWGLLAAGTAHGLAVFDYTRAKAVNVKCTLNPNDLSGAGDTPISRRKSFKKSLRESFRRLRKGRSQRRTNATSPTRNTTSEKKKETSSVASSPSGDLSPVELKPVERQVEARPVDDALGSMVRCLYFARSYIISMQNTTPTLWAGTNNGTVYVFTLAIPAGVRRTEEDVNCTLGKEIQLKHRAPVIAITILDGSSVPLPEPFEAEKGVSPGPDMASPHRVVIASEEQFKIFNLPSLKPYCKYKLTANEGSRVRKTGFAKFTCPIEPAGTHEETCLLCLSNLGDCLVLSVPELRRQLNAAVIKKEDINGISSLTFTKAGEALYLYSSSELQRISLSASKVTKAHCALNLPPNARSFPETNNEETQEQGVVEGTAETEGDTTQGSQPDAVQRMIMENGVVGSTGGEESPKESSLQPAASTNDVNGEDDRQDLSSIGDITIDSVKDHLLNSSLFRNATSSEELHSRLAGLKMEVTSRTSEISTQNQSLVVKTTTVVSQTTNNTTANGEIETSQTNETQQMNSTTVEREIRSGTETTTTHATITLPPNVEISAADLANLEITTTTVTTEKSKAPLARPEEVGS, from the exons ATGATCATTGGCACGGCATCCGGCGCCATCAAGGT ATTCGGTAGGCCAGGTGTGGAATTCTATGGACAACACACCATCGAAAGTGGAGAGAATGCTGTCACAAAGATTGTTGCTCTGCCCAACGAG GGCCGCGTGGTTTCTCTCTGCGACGACAACTCTCTTCATTTATGGGAGATCAACGAAAGTTCGGTCGTGGAGACCAAGTCGTTATCGTTGGAGGGCAAATTGAAGAAAATTTCGGCGATGTGTCTCGAATCAAGCGGCGAACATCTTCTTCTTGGAACGGAGGGCGGGAACATCTATCTTCTCAACTTGAAAACATTCGTAATGCCTGACAATATCATTTACCAGGATGTCGTGATGCAAAA CGTGCCAGACGATTACAAGAAGAATCCAGGAGCGGTCGAGGCGATAGCGGAACAACCAGGTCACCCAGACAATATTCTGATAGGTTACAATCGTGGTTTAATGGTTTTGTGGAACAAAGCGACTCCGGGAGCCCAACAG CTGATGGGTTTGTTTTCGCGTGCGCAGACATTCGTCTCCACGCAACAGCTGGAATCTGTCCACTGGGTCTCCGAGACCCGTTTTGTTTCCTCCCACAACGATGGATCCTATGCATTTTGGAGTCCAGGCAGCGACAGCATGTTGGAATCGAGTACACCCTATGGACCATTTCCCTGTAAAGCTGTCACTAAAATTCTCGTCTATCCAACCGCAGA ACTCGGAGAACTCGTTTTATTTTCGGGTGGAATGCAACGTGCAAGTTACGGCGATCGTCACACCATTACCGTTATGGCGAAGGGGAAACATGTTGTTTTTGACTTCACGTCAAAGGTGATCGACTTCTTCACTGTGTTTCCTAAACAAGAGGATGGGAAAGATGCATCTGATAGTCCAGAAGCGCTTATAGTATTGGCCGAAGAAGAGATAGTAGCCATTGATTTGAATAATCCTGAATGGAAGATGATGGCATTACCGTATTTAGTATCTCTCCATGCAAGTGCG GTCACTTGTTCGCAACACGTTCCGAATGTTCCTGAGGAATTATGGGAGAACATTATCGCAGCTGGGAAAGCGCAAACGGAACATCTATACTCGGATAAACCATGGCCTATAGATGGTGGAATTATTCTCTGTCAGAAATcggaaaatgataaattaaaaagcAGAGAATTATTACTTACCGGCCACGAGGATGGAACCGTGAGATTTTGGAATGCGTCTGACGTTGCTTTAACACCTCTCTACAAGTACAATTCATCCATTCTGTTTACTGGCGAACATCTGGATGTTCTTGAACAACCACCGGAGGATGACGAGGACGAGTGGCCACCATTTAGAAAAGTTGGAACCTTTGATCCGTACTCCGATGATCCCAGACTTGCTGTGAAAAAAGTTTTGCTTTGTCCGCTGTCATCGACATTAGTGGTTGCCGGCACGGCTGGCCACATAATTACAACCACCATATCATCCGAACCTGTAAACAAGGAAATCAAAGCCATCACGATGAACATCGTAAACGATCGCGATGGATTTGTTTGGAAAGGCCATGATCGTCTTCCGGCGAGGACAACTAGTATATCTTTCGCAGTCGGTTTTCAACCACAAAGTCTTCTTCAATTATACCCGCCAGCTGCGGTTACAGCATTGGCTATGCATAGCGAGTGGGGATTACTTGCTGCAGGCACGGCTCATGGTTTAGCTGTTTTCGATTATACAAGAGCGAAAGCTGTCAACGTGAAGTGTACACTTAATCCAAAtg ATCTTTCTGGAGCAGGTGATACACCAATTTCTAGAAGAAAGTCGTTTAAGAAATCATTGAGGGAATCTTTTAGGAGATTACGAAAAGGAAGATCACAGCGTCGAACAAATGCCACTAGTCCAACTAGGAATACAacatcagaaaagaagaaagaaac GTCCAGTGTTGCTTCTTCTCCGAGTGGTGACCTTTCGCCGGTAGAATTGAAGCCCGTGGAGAGACAAGTGGAAGCAAGGCCTGTAGATGATGCACTGGGGTCAATGGTTCGATGTTTATATTTTGCTAGAAGTTACATTATAAGCA tgCAAAACACGACGCCTACGCTTTGGGCGGGTACCAATAACGGTACAGTTTATGTTTTCACGTTAGCAATTCCTGCTGGTGTTAGAAGAACAGAAGAGGATGTAAATTGTACATTAGGCAAAGAGATTCAGTTAAAGCACAGAGCACCTGTAATTGCAATTACAATTCTTGATGGGTCTAGCGTACCGTTGCCAGAACCATTCGAAGCTGAGAAAGGCGTAAGTCCTGGTCCTGATATGGCTTCTCCACACAGAGTTGTAATTGCTAGCGAAGAACAATTCAAAATCTTCAATCTTCCATCCTTGAAACCATATTGTAAATACAAACTTACTGCAAACGAGGGTTCACGAGTTAGAAAAACGGGTTTTGCAAAATTCACATGCCCAATCGAACCTGCAGGAACTCACGAAGAAACCTGTTTATTGTGTTTGAGTAATCTTGGTGATTGTTTAGTGCTCAGTGTTCCCGAATTAAGAAGACAGCTTAATGCCGCTGTTATTAAGAAGGAAGACATTAA TGGAATTTCTTCGTTGACGTTCACAAAAGCTGGCGAAGCCCTATATTTATATTCAAGTTCGGAACTGCAGCGAATTTCATTGTCTGCTAGTAAAGTGACAAAAGCGCACTGTGCATTAAATTTACCACCAAATGCTAGATCATTTCCGGAAACTAACAACGAAGAAACCCAAGAACAAGGTGTGGTCGAAGGTACAGCAGAAACGGAAGGTGATACAACGCAAGGAAGTCAACCAGATGCGGTACAAAGAATGATTATGGAGAATGGTGTGGTGGGTTCTA CCGGTGGTGAAGAATCTCCGAAAGAATCGTCTTTGCAACCCGCAGCAAGTACCAATGATGTGAACGGAGAGGACGATCGTCAAGACTTAAGTTCTATTGGAGATATAACGATCGATAGCGTGAAAGACCATTTGCT TAACAGTTCACTTTTCAGAAATGCAACGTCTTCCGAAGAACTTCATAGTCGTCTTGCAGGACTTAAAATGGAAGTGACTTCACGAACTTCAGAAATTTCCACTCAAAATCAATCCCTAGTTGTGAAAACAACAACCGTTGTTTCGCAAACAACCAACAATACTACTGCTAATGGAGAGATCGAAACAAGTCAGACAAATGAAACACAACAAATGAATA GCACTACGGTAGAAAGAGAGATACGCAGCGGTACTGAGACTACAACGACACACGCTACCATCACTCTACCTCCAAACGTCGAG ATTAGTGCAGCTGACTTGGCAAACTTGGAGATAACAACAACTACAGTGACTACCGAAAAGTCAAAAGCTCCATTGGCAAGGCCTGAAGAAGTCGGTTCTTAG
- the l(2)gl gene encoding LLGL domain-containing protein l(2)gl isoform X1, translated as MLKFIKGQQPTDRNCKRKKLQKDLFAFRKTVQHGFPNKPTALAWDPSLRLMIIGTASGAIKVFGRPGVEFYGQHTIESGENAVTKIVALPNEGRVVSLCDDNSLHLWEINESSVVETKSLSLEGKLKKISAMCLESSGEHLLLGTEGGNIYLLNLKTFVMPDNIIYQDVVMQNVPDDYKKNPGAVEAIAEQPGHPDNILIGYNRGLMVLWNKATPGAQQLMGLFSRAQTFVSTQQLESVHWVSETRFVSSHNDGSYAFWSPGSDSMLESSTPYGPFPCKAVTKILVYPTAELGELVLFSGGMQRASYGDRHTITVMAKGKHVVFDFTSKVIDFFTVFPKQEDGKDASDSPEALIVLAEEEIVAIDLNNPEWKMMALPYLVSLHASAVTCSQHVPNVPEELWENIIAAGKAQTEHLYSDKPWPIDGGIILCQKSENDKLKSRELLLTGHEDGTVRFWNASDVALTPLYKYNSSILFTGEHLDVLEQPPEDDEDEWPPFRKVGTFDPYSDDPRLAVKKVLLCPLSSTLVVAGTAGHIITTTISSEPVNKEIKAITMNIVNDRDGFVWKGHDRLPARTTSISFAVGFQPQSLLQLYPPAAVTALAMHSEWGLLAAGTAHGLAVFDYTRAKAVNVKCTLNPNDLSGAGDTPISRRKSFKKSLRESFRRLRKGRSQRRTNATSPTRNTTSEKKKETSSVASSPSGDLSPVELKPVERQVEARPVDDALGSMVRCLYFARSYIISMQNTTPTLWAGTNNGTVYVFTLAIPAGVRRTEEDVNCTLGKEIQLKHRAPVIAITILDGSSVPLPEPFEAEKGVSPGPDMASPHRVVIASEEQFKIFNLPSLKPYCKYKLTANEGSRVRKTGFAKFTCPIEPAGTHEETCLLCLSNLGDCLVLSVPELRRQLNAAVIKKEDINGISSLTFTKAGEALYLYSSSELQRISLSASKVTKAHCALNLPPNARSFPETNNEETQEQGVVEGTAETEGDTTQGSQPDAVQRMIMENGVVGSTGGEESPKESSLQPAASTNDVNGEDDRQDLSSIGDITIDSVKDHLLNSSLFRNATSSEELHSRLAGLKMEVTSRTSEISTQNQSLVVKTTTVVSQTTNNTTANGEIETSQTNETQQMNSTTVEREIRSGTETTTTHATITLPPNVEISAADLANLEITTTTVTTEKSKAPLARPEEVGS; from the exons ACGGTGCAGCATGGGTTCCCAAACAAACCCACAGCCCTCGCATGGGATCCGAGTTTGCGGCTGATGATCATTGGCACGGCATCCGGCGCCATCAAGGT ATTCGGTAGGCCAGGTGTGGAATTCTATGGACAACACACCATCGAAAGTGGAGAGAATGCTGTCACAAAGATTGTTGCTCTGCCCAACGAG GGCCGCGTGGTTTCTCTCTGCGACGACAACTCTCTTCATTTATGGGAGATCAACGAAAGTTCGGTCGTGGAGACCAAGTCGTTATCGTTGGAGGGCAAATTGAAGAAAATTTCGGCGATGTGTCTCGAATCAAGCGGCGAACATCTTCTTCTTGGAACGGAGGGCGGGAACATCTATCTTCTCAACTTGAAAACATTCGTAATGCCTGACAATATCATTTACCAGGATGTCGTGATGCAAAA CGTGCCAGACGATTACAAGAAGAATCCAGGAGCGGTCGAGGCGATAGCGGAACAACCAGGTCACCCAGACAATATTCTGATAGGTTACAATCGTGGTTTAATGGTTTTGTGGAACAAAGCGACTCCGGGAGCCCAACAG CTGATGGGTTTGTTTTCGCGTGCGCAGACATTCGTCTCCACGCAACAGCTGGAATCTGTCCACTGGGTCTCCGAGACCCGTTTTGTTTCCTCCCACAACGATGGATCCTATGCATTTTGGAGTCCAGGCAGCGACAGCATGTTGGAATCGAGTACACCCTATGGACCATTTCCCTGTAAAGCTGTCACTAAAATTCTCGTCTATCCAACCGCAGA ACTCGGAGAACTCGTTTTATTTTCGGGTGGAATGCAACGTGCAAGTTACGGCGATCGTCACACCATTACCGTTATGGCGAAGGGGAAACATGTTGTTTTTGACTTCACGTCAAAGGTGATCGACTTCTTCACTGTGTTTCCTAAACAAGAGGATGGGAAAGATGCATCTGATAGTCCAGAAGCGCTTATAGTATTGGCCGAAGAAGAGATAGTAGCCATTGATTTGAATAATCCTGAATGGAAGATGATGGCATTACCGTATTTAGTATCTCTCCATGCAAGTGCG GTCACTTGTTCGCAACACGTTCCGAATGTTCCTGAGGAATTATGGGAGAACATTATCGCAGCTGGGAAAGCGCAAACGGAACATCTATACTCGGATAAACCATGGCCTATAGATGGTGGAATTATTCTCTGTCAGAAATcggaaaatgataaattaaaaagcAGAGAATTATTACTTACCGGCCACGAGGATGGAACCGTGAGATTTTGGAATGCGTCTGACGTTGCTTTAACACCTCTCTACAAGTACAATTCATCCATTCTGTTTACTGGCGAACATCTGGATGTTCTTGAACAACCACCGGAGGATGACGAGGACGAGTGGCCACCATTTAGAAAAGTTGGAACCTTTGATCCGTACTCCGATGATCCCAGACTTGCTGTGAAAAAAGTTTTGCTTTGTCCGCTGTCATCGACATTAGTGGTTGCCGGCACGGCTGGCCACATAATTACAACCACCATATCATCCGAACCTGTAAACAAGGAAATCAAAGCCATCACGATGAACATCGTAAACGATCGCGATGGATTTGTTTGGAAAGGCCATGATCGTCTTCCGGCGAGGACAACTAGTATATCTTTCGCAGTCGGTTTTCAACCACAAAGTCTTCTTCAATTATACCCGCCAGCTGCGGTTACAGCATTGGCTATGCATAGCGAGTGGGGATTACTTGCTGCAGGCACGGCTCATGGTTTAGCTGTTTTCGATTATACAAGAGCGAAAGCTGTCAACGTGAAGTGTACACTTAATCCAAAtg ATCTTTCTGGAGCAGGTGATACACCAATTTCTAGAAGAAAGTCGTTTAAGAAATCATTGAGGGAATCTTTTAGGAGATTACGAAAAGGAAGATCACAGCGTCGAACAAATGCCACTAGTCCAACTAGGAATACAacatcagaaaagaagaaagaaac GTCCAGTGTTGCTTCTTCTCCGAGTGGTGACCTTTCGCCGGTAGAATTGAAGCCCGTGGAGAGACAAGTGGAAGCAAGGCCTGTAGATGATGCACTGGGGTCAATGGTTCGATGTTTATATTTTGCTAGAAGTTACATTATAAGCA tgCAAAACACGACGCCTACGCTTTGGGCGGGTACCAATAACGGTACAGTTTATGTTTTCACGTTAGCAATTCCTGCTGGTGTTAGAAGAACAGAAGAGGATGTAAATTGTACATTAGGCAAAGAGATTCAGTTAAAGCACAGAGCACCTGTAATTGCAATTACAATTCTTGATGGGTCTAGCGTACCGTTGCCAGAACCATTCGAAGCTGAGAAAGGCGTAAGTCCTGGTCCTGATATGGCTTCTCCACACAGAGTTGTAATTGCTAGCGAAGAACAATTCAAAATCTTCAATCTTCCATCCTTGAAACCATATTGTAAATACAAACTTACTGCAAACGAGGGTTCACGAGTTAGAAAAACGGGTTTTGCAAAATTCACATGCCCAATCGAACCTGCAGGAACTCACGAAGAAACCTGTTTATTGTGTTTGAGTAATCTTGGTGATTGTTTAGTGCTCAGTGTTCCCGAATTAAGAAGACAGCTTAATGCCGCTGTTATTAAGAAGGAAGACATTAA TGGAATTTCTTCGTTGACGTTCACAAAAGCTGGCGAAGCCCTATATTTATATTCAAGTTCGGAACTGCAGCGAATTTCATTGTCTGCTAGTAAAGTGACAAAAGCGCACTGTGCATTAAATTTACCACCAAATGCTAGATCATTTCCGGAAACTAACAACGAAGAAACCCAAGAACAAGGTGTGGTCGAAGGTACAGCAGAAACGGAAGGTGATACAACGCAAGGAAGTCAACCAGATGCGGTACAAAGAATGATTATGGAGAATGGTGTGGTGGGTTCTA CCGGTGGTGAAGAATCTCCGAAAGAATCGTCTTTGCAACCCGCAGCAAGTACCAATGATGTGAACGGAGAGGACGATCGTCAAGACTTAAGTTCTATTGGAGATATAACGATCGATAGCGTGAAAGACCATTTGCT TAACAGTTCACTTTTCAGAAATGCAACGTCTTCCGAAGAACTTCATAGTCGTCTTGCAGGACTTAAAATGGAAGTGACTTCACGAACTTCAGAAATTTCCACTCAAAATCAATCCCTAGTTGTGAAAACAACAACCGTTGTTTCGCAAACAACCAACAATACTACTGCTAATGGAGAGATCGAAACAAGTCAGACAAATGAAACACAACAAATGAATA GCACTACGGTAGAAAGAGAGATACGCAGCGGTACTGAGACTACAACGACACACGCTACCATCACTCTACCTCCAAACGTCGAG ATTAGTGCAGCTGACTTGGCAAACTTGGAGATAACAACAACTACAGTGACTACCGAAAAGTCAAAAGCTCCATTGGCAAGGCCTGAAGAAGTCGGTTCTTAG